A stretch of DNA from Dehalococcoidales bacterium:
TCCGCGCATCATCGTACCTGGGGCATCATTGGTATAGACAGAGACAGCATCACCGTGATAGTTTGGGGTATAAGCTATGGTGTAGTTTCCATTTATCGGCATCAACATATCCGGATATAATTGATATGCTCCCTGATCTTGAATTAGGCTATTACGTTCAGCAAGAATTTGACCGTCATTGTTAAGAGCATATTCGATATCGGTTATATATCGGCTTTGCTTGCTTGAGCCTCCCGCACCGCATTCGCGAAGGCTGTATTCAAGCCTAATTGGGCGGTTCATATTCCGCATCGCCAGCATTGCGCCAATATACATTCCTTTCATTCCACCACGAGCACATTTATTACCAAAACCGCAACCTATTCGGTGGCAAATTGTTCTAGCTGTAACGCCTAACCTGTGCCACACCTTGTAAGAAGGCCAATATGTGCTCTGCGAGCTTATATACATATTAAGGCAACCATCTTCTCCCCACTTGAACATGAATATATAGTTTTCCGGGTGGAAATGTTGCTCATTTGGACAATCAATCGTACAACTGAATTCTAAATCTGCGTTGTTAAATCCATTGTCAGGATCACCTTGATGTGCTGATTTTCTTGGACCAATGTCATTCAATTCTTGGTGTAATATAGACTTATTTGCCTTAGATGCTTCAACCGCATCAGTTACAATAGGAAGTTCTTCATAGGTGACCTTAATTTTTTCTATTGCTTCTTCAGCGATTTCAGAGCTTTCTGCTAATACAGCGGCGACATCTTCTCCGACCCATCTAACTGTGTCATTGAATACAAAACCATCTCGGCAGTAATCTTGGTATATTGTTTGGTAGAGCTCATCACAGTGAAGCACTTCAGGTGTGTTATCTTTTGTAATAATATCAACGACACCTGGCAAGGATTCAGCTTCACTAGTATCAATGCTAATTATCTTTGCATGAGCATACGGGCTCCTAAGAATTTTTACATGTAGAGCGTCGGGTAAATAAATGTCAGCTGTATATTTTGTTTTACCTAGCACTATGTCACGCTGGCTCAAGCCCCCAACGTTTGGTATGTTTTGTGAAATGTAATTACTATCTGAAACCATATTATTACCTCCTTAAGTATTAGCCAGAATGCTTTGTGTTGCTTTTACAACCCTTGGATATGTTCCACATCTGCATTGTACGCCAGAGATGGCTCCGAGAATTTCTTCTTCAGTGGGCGCATTATTTTTATTAAGCAAATCTCTGATTATGAGTATCATCGAAGGTTGGCAGAATCCGCATTGTGGTACATTGTGGTATAAAAAACTTTCTTGAATCGGGTCCAGAGCTTCTTTGCTAGCTATACCTTCAATAGTAGTGATGTTTGCGCCATCGCATTCAATGGCGAGCAACAAGCATGATAGTACTGGGGCACCATCTTTTAACACTGTGCACATGCCACATTGGCCTTCATCACAGGATACTTTTGTTCCTGTCAGCCCCACAGTCTCCCTGAGAACCTTGAGCAATGTCCAATTTGGTTCAACTTTCAATTCGTATGGCTGCTTGTTAATATTAATATTTACCCAGTTTTTTCTTTGGACAATCTGACCTTCATCTGAATGTTCCAATTCAAAATGAGTTTTAAGATTAATAAAGGATTCAAATTCTCCATCGCAAACCGGGCATAAATATTTAACTGTTTCTTCTGTAGAGGTAGGGATAATTGTAGTACTAGCACCTGGTATTGTTGTTGTAATGGTTGAACCGGGTACAGTGGTGGTGATTGTTTTGGTTATTTCTGTCTCTTTACCACAGGCAGATAGAAAAAAAGCCGAACCAACGGCTGTGGTACCAACCATAATCCCGGCATCTTTAAGAAAATCTCTTCGAGATAGAGTTCCTGGCCTTTTTTTGTTTTCTTCAAACATAATTTTTCCTTTCTATTATTCTTTTCCATTTGATTACGTTTATAGATTGATATATTGGATTAACCACCTCCTCATCAGGATTATTTAATTCTGGTATGTATAAGTATTAATGTTTTTTATATGCTCATGTGTTTTTTATGTGTCTCTTCCCACATGTCGATCAGTTGGCAAAGGAAACCATCATAACATTGGCCTGGAGCTCGATAT
This window harbors:
- a CDS encoding 2Fe-2S iron-sulfur cluster-binding protein; protein product: MFEENKKRPGTLSRRDFLKDAGIMVGTTAVGSAFFLSACGKETEITKTITTTVPGSTITTTIPGASTTIIPTSTEETVKYLCPVCDGEFESFINLKTHFELEHSDEGQIVQRKNWVNININKQPYELKVEPNWTLLKVLRETVGLTGTKVSCDEGQCGMCTVLKDGAPVLSCLLLAIECDGANITTIEGIASKEALDPIQESFLYHNVPQCGFCQPSMILIIRDLLNKNNAPTEEEILGAISGVQCRCGTYPRVVKATQSILANT